CCTTCGGAAAAGAAAGTGTAGAATTTATGAACACTCAAAATCATCCCTTCGACCATATAATATTGTGGTTAAAAATATTTGGGATTCAAAAGACAAAGAATGTCTTCCTTATTTCAGTAAGGGTGGTAAATGCACAGCAAGCCAGTGGAAGTAGGTCATACGTTTTAAAAAGGTCCCGTAAGTGTTTCTCTGTCAACTCGGTCGTCACGTTGCCCACCCACAGCGAGAGACACGGGCTTCTGATCAtcagaaaaacacatttcagcaaacaacaacaactctcCAATTGAGATATTCATTTTAAATCCAAGTGGTTTCACACTCAATAGGAAAAATTTAATATTATTTCCCCAAGAGCAAATAGTTACTCTGGCTGCATCAAGGATGAATCCTGGCTCCCAACTGCAACGAGAAGaggaaaatgtaacattatcCCAAAGATTTGTTAATAAAACGACAACGACGTATCGGTAAGCTAGCttctgagtgagagagagaaccaacTGAGCCAACAGCAGGTTGGTCTCATGGATGAACATGTTATGTGCTTGGGGATCAAAGTGTGGGAAAAAGGGAATTATCTGActgaagaagtgtgtgtgtatcggtgtgtgtgtgacggagcTAACCCAGAGCACCTACCTCTGTTAGCGTCCGGGAACGAGGACAGAACGGCCTGCACCGAGGACTGCTGCTCCAGCAGCAGGACGCTTTGAGTCTCCCCAACACCGTACGCCTGGAGAGCGAGGGGTCCAGGAGGGTGAGGAAGGTACGGTGATCATTAACCGACACGTTAAACCCAAGAGAGCCAGAGTGAATACAGATAAAGTAAAAGGCAACTTCTTCCACAAGGATGCCTAGGTCGAGTTAAGACCCCGGGATCCAACCAAAAGCCTTTGGCCTCAGAAGCAGATACCAAAGGCTGAACACTGTATTAAATGAGGGAGAGGTTCCAAAATGcttcaataaataaatccttaatgatttatttttgcacaAATGAGGTAAACCATGGATACTACCAATGTGCTAAAGCACAGAACAATTTTAGCTGTAAGGTACATTTTAGAACCTCCCTTAAAAAGTGATGCAATGACTTAATTACATTACAGTTGACAGTATTTACCATCAACTGCAGCACTTTGCAGTGAAAGAGGTCGTTGACTGCCTCTTCGCAGTCCTTGTCTAGATTTAAAACCTGCGCCATCGCTTTCTCTGCTTCGCTGTACCTCtgcaaataaacacagaaaaacaagacGTAAAGGAATAACCACGACCATAACTTTGACCGAACATGTTAACCATTGGCTCCAGCAGTAGTGGTACAACAGTCTATTACAGTATTACATTGAAGTCCTCAAGGGTTAACACGTTAACCATTGGCTCTAGCAGTAGTGGTACAACAGTCTATTACAGTATTACGTTGAAGTCTTCAAGGGTTAACACGTTAACCATTGGCTCCAGCAGTAGTGGTACAACAGTCTATTACAGTATTACATTGAAGTCTTCAAGGGTTAACACGTTAACCATTGGCTCTAGCAGTAGTGGTACATCAGTCTATTACAGTATTACATTGAAGTCTTCAAGGGTTAACATGTTAACCATTGGCTCCAGCAGTAGTGGATACATCAGTCTATTACAGTATTACGTTGAAGTCTTCAAGGGTTAACACGTTAACCATTGGCTCCAGCAGTAGTGGTACAACAGTCTATTACAGTATTACATTGAAGTCTTCAAGGGTTAACACGTTAACCATTGGCTCTAGCAGTAGTGGTACATCAGTCTATTGCAGTATTACATTGAAGTCTTCAAGGGTTAACACGTTAACCATTGGCTCTAGCAGTAGTGGTACATCAGTCTATTGCAGTATTACATTGAAGTCTTCAAGGGTTAACACGTTAACCATTGGCTCCAGCAGTAGTGGTACAACAGTCTATTACAGTATTACATTGAAGTCTTCAAGGGTTAACACGTTAACCATTGGCTCTAGCAGTAGTGATACATCAGTCTATTGCAGTATTACATTGAAGTCTTCAAGGGTTAACACGTTAACCATTGGCTCTAGCAGTAGTGGTACATCAGTCTATTACAGTATTACATTGAAGTCTTCAAGGGTTAACATGTTAACCATTGGCTCCAGCAGCAGTGGTACAACAGTCTATTACAGTATTACATTGAAGTCTTGACCTCATGCCATCACACCGGGCCCACCTTCATGCCGATGAGAGCAGTGCCTTTGCGGAAGTATCCTTTGGGCCAGTCGGGGGCCaggtagatggagcgctccgcGTCAGCCAGGGCCAGGGGGTACTGGTCCAGACAGCTGTAGCAGTACGAGCGATTCCCAAAGAACCTGGACGTGGAAGCAAACCCCAAAACAGCAGAAACCTATGTCAACCTAACCTTtcagcttttctttttctttatttgtatATCTCTTCATGAATGAATGCCCTGCTAGAAGATGAAATCGTGCTAAATGGAATGCGTTTGTGATTCTTCTGATGACCTTGTAGCATGTTCCAACAGCACACGCGTGGCGTACCTGTAGTCGTTGGGGTCACAGCGGATAGCTTCTGTAAACATGCTGACTGCCTGAGAGTACTGGCCCTCCTGCACCAGCTTGATCCCCTTCTCTGCACAACAGAAACAGTTCACAGCGACACCCGAGAGCCATGTGGCAGATCAGCGCCCAACAACCAGAGAGCGGAATTTAGTGAGAACTGAATCCCATTAAATCGtcattgtgacacacacacacacacacacacactttacctgTCAACGAAGCACTTCTCTTAGTTGAATTATCTGGACCACCATTTATCTGAAAGGAAGGTAAGTTATTGTTCAATTGTTTTGATTCtgcttcatttattttttaagtctTTTCTTAAAATTCTTTGATTCCTTTTAACTTTGCTtcaaacaattaattaattatcctGTCAATGAGTGAAATACTGTAGCGGGGCTATGGCCGGAGCCTATATCTATAGATTGTAATCGTTTTGTTTACATTCTTGGTTCAATGTTCACATGTTCCTTTATCAGACTTTGAAGCTGAAGCCGTTAACGTAGTAGTAGGTAGTGATGGCTGCAGTATACTGCCACTCTGCCACTGAATgaaagcatgcatgcatgcatgcatgcatgcacgttaACGGCTTCAGCTTCaaagtgcatgcatgcatgcatgctggtACAAATAGTTCCTTCAGCTCCTAGTGACTCTAATCCAGGAGCTTCTCTTCACCTCCCTCCTGGTCTCGTTCTCCTTGTTCTCCTTAGACCTGCGAGCCGAGCCCTTGGGTTTGATGTGGCTCGCAGCGTTGGCGAAGAAAGCACTGCTGACGTCCCACTCAGGTTCCTGGGGTGGGGAGCAGACAACCCCGGGCTGACGTTAGAGCAGATAACCCCGGGCTGACGTTAGAGCAGATAACCCCGGGCTGACGTTACGTTCAGAGCAGATAATCCCGGGCTGACGTTACGTTAGCAGACATTCAAAAAGCTAAATGAATACTTATTTTGGACTTTATCAAGTAGAAATACTTCACAATACGACATTTCTATGTTGCATTTCAGAGATGGAAATACTAAGGTGCTTTTCTATTACAAATCTTGAAATGAACACTTATTTCTTGCCAGCAACCAAGCCAGCAATCGCCAGACATCACTTTGGGTGTTTGTAACATGTGATGTACATTAGCCATCTTTAAGAGTAAATAATTACGTCTAAAAGGTAATCAAAAGTTACACTTATTGTAAGCTGCAGCCAAACAATGACTCAAAGGACAGTGAAtccattttctttcattttagaCGTGATTCGTTTAATGATAACGACACGGAAACAGTTTAATTCCTGTATTTGCATGTCTCCGCCGACCAGTTTTGGAACTTTCCTTTTTCTCTGAATTGCAGACGCGTTGTTTTTGTGAAGTGAAAGTGCCTATTCAGAGGCACATCCGTTTCATGATGAAGGGATGCCTTCGTCGTGAGCGATGCGTGCGTCGGTGTGAAGCTTCGTCTGTGCAGCAGTAGATGTTGATGGCCACGTCCGAGAGTGTTAAACTTTTCAGGAACTTAATAGTATAACGCCGTGATTCGTATTGGATTTCATACGTAACATCATATCCCACCTTCATAGAACTGTCATCCCAATCCGAGCTGAAACAGGGCATTCCCTTACACGTCAACCACTACTGTGACCCtgagccctctctgctccctcctacctcctcactggGCCTGGCTTGGCTCTTCTGATGACCCTTTATCCCTAAGGGCGCCACGGCTGGGGACATTTCCTCACTTTGAGGAACCGACGTGTGTTCTGCCCAATCCTCCGCTTCAACTTCGaaaacctcctcctcatcgtcgtcCACGGCAACCACCTCTGCGTCTGACTCACTCTCGTCGCACTCAGAGTCTGCGCTGCCATCCTCGTCTTCGTCCTAAAGTACAGAAACGTAGACGTTTTTGAACATTTTGGAAGTCACTGGAAAAAAGCACAACACACGCAGTTTAAAA
Above is a window of Gadus morhua chromosome 15, gadMor3.0, whole genome shotgun sequence DNA encoding:
- the zgc:123010 gene encoding hsp70-Hsp90 organizing protein 1, producing MVVLMKFTRDLCRLLGLGSGPNVQPVEELLDCGHAPSDPHVGSLSQDILNGEDGLSEEEKAKKRAERRRAKRKRQRERKKQELVKQSENAEQDEDEDGSADSECDESESDAEVVAVDDDEEEVFEVEAEDWAEHTSVPQSEEMSPAVAPLGIKGHQKSQARPSEEEPEWDVSSAFFANAASHIKPKGSARRSKENKENETRREINGGPDNSTKRSASLTEKGIKLVQEGQYSQAVSMFTEAIRCDPNDYRFFGNRSYCYSCLDQYPLALADAERSIYLAPDWPKGYFRKGTALIGMKRYSEAEKAMAQVLNLDKDCEEAVNDLFHCKVLQLMAYGVGETQSVLLLEQQSSVQAVLSSFPDANRVGSQDSSLMQPESPCLSLWVGNVTTELTEKHLRDLFKTYGEIDSIRVLHEKFCAFVNFKNATMAARALEKLNGCSIENTRLVVRYPDRRTQKALSIPLRASLPAVQQAAVQQAAGPRRRGPVNEEECYFWRTTGCHFGDKCRYKHFPDQKGQDRKPWQP